The sequence taatgtttttcccatgagaacaacagagtcatctctcaaactcataaacgaagtcacctctcaaacccttcataatatataaagatagggtcatgactatgtactgaaacagattatgaagaaaaaccttgtttattttatattatgtaaaaatttgttacaagaaaaacagttacgagaaaggttatagatgtattttaatacatgtaatagtcaaaaaacttgttaaagttcatgaataaaaacttgtcaaagttgtttcatacaaaacatgtgtattcctatttctttcatcatattataacaccattatgaagttgagacgtcttcttcattaagtgtcgataaaataaaagggccctcttttataagcctcatgttgataatccatgagaagaatcataaagcattttcaaaggataaaaatattaagctattctataagtcctagataAATAGGCAAGAATAGAATATATAGAAGTACCGAtaaaatttcttaatataaaagactaagtacaaacttagtcagcaaaatatttgttttttacaaatgccccattatgataactggagacttcatcaaaagatcccttaaagttgccaagggataacaccaccaattaataaaaaaaaacagtaaagtttgaaatacattcaactagtcactgaaggggttggaacatcagaagttgcaatctCATTTTCAGGGGCAGTCACAGGCACGGTAACAACTTCTGAGGGAGCAGCAATAGGAGCAGTTTCAACTGGGCCTGGAGTGTTAAAATCACCGAGGGAAGCAAGAGTCACGGGAGCTTCAGCTTCCATGGACTGTGTCATAGaattttcaccctcgggagccgGAATTGCAACTCCAATTGCCGCAGTAGCCACTTCTTTATTTAAAAGCTCTTCTGCCCCAGGAGTTccaagtgcaggagaaggagtatcaactGGTTGTTGGCTTTTTTCAATAGTGTCTAAGACTTTGGCTAATTCAGATtgcaaatcaaagttttcttgagtagcttccatcaaagcatcacggcgagattttagaaaagcccaacttacctctatgttgaagttctcctcaagaagtccatactccctttcccacatagcaagatcgttctTCAATATCTGGTGTTCAGCTAGCCATGCCTCTGCTTCTAGAACCCGCCTCTGTATGCTGAACAGAGGGAGGGGGAACAATGGAAGGAGGAGTAGTAGAAGAGGTAAAAACAATGGGAGTTGTGGGAGTCAAAGCAGGGACAGTAGGAGCAGATATGGGAACCAAAACAGGTAAGGAAACAGGAGTCGATAAAATAGGCAAAGAAATACTCGTGGTTGTCAAAGGAATAGAAGGAATAGAAGAAATGGGAATAGAAGAAGAGAGGGGAGTTTCATCAAGAACTGGTCCAAACTCTccactctcaaaaccactaacAAAGAGACGTCGAATTGATTCATTAGAGCCTCTTGGAGTGGTATCCTCATCAGAAAGGATTTGAACTGGCTCGAAGATAGAGGCTCGAGCAGGAGTATCTTCAACTTCATCCCCATCAATGACGCGTCTCCTGGCTCTTGGCCTAGCTATCAAAGAGGTATTCTCTTCTTCCTCATTCTCAGAACTTTCTTCTataacttttctttttggtagcGTGGCCCGAGTCTTTTCCAAATCAAGTGAAGCGGTTGAAGACGCTCGAATGGCAACGACTACCTCAGCTGTCATACCCCTGATaccaaatcctgataaaaagagggataaagaattaaaataagaaagaattcAATATACGGCAAAGCATAAGGAAATACATACCATGGgtcttcactttccaaccattcaaaagagaaattgatttccaagttctcgcCTCCATAGGCGCAATCTTCAAAATTGAATCTATCTAACCACGGAAGTTAGGAAcgtgttccacatctcccatggttgctacaaaaagcCAAAAAGAGACGAGAttagaaaagaaagcaaaattcttaaaaaatagatacggtaagaaaaagaaaaacttacgtgcaaaattccacttatCAGGGAAGGGAATGTTTGTTTCACCCAA is a genomic window of Nicotiana tabacum cultivar K326 chromosome 16, ASM71507v2, whole genome shotgun sequence containing:
- the LOC142170674 gene encoding uncharacterized protein LOC142170674 codes for the protein MWEREYGLLEENFNIEVSWAFLKSRRDALMEATQENFDLQSELAKVLDTIEKSQQPVDTPSPALGTPGAEELLNKEVATAAIGVAIPAPEGENSMTQSMEAEAPVTLASLGDFNTPGPVETAPIAAPSEVVTVPVTAPENEIATSDVPTPSVTS